One window of Anaerolineales bacterium genomic DNA carries:
- a CDS encoding bifunctional riboflavin kinase/FMN adenylyltransferase, with translation MAQHFTSLQGVNISNTWLTIGSFDGIHIGHQKLINALNSEAHGNGAKSAVLTFHPHPAVILRGRSGAFYLTTPEEKLALLDGLGVDIVITHPFTYELSQSSAREYLTYLKNHLGFNLLWVGHDFALGKGREGNIEFLKAHEAEFGYKLHVEEPVKDDGQVVSSSLIRNLLTMGNISEAGRMLGRPYQVTGVVVQGDGRGKKIGIPTANLETGTEKLIPCAGVYACYAELDGKKLLAAVNVGTRPTFENTDHLSHVEAYILDFSDDLYNRKLSLIFIERLRGEERFQSIDELLAQIHTDVHRTREILASTSKK, from the coding sequence ATGGCGCAGCATTTTACTTCTCTACAAGGTGTCAATATAAGTAATACCTGGTTAACCATTGGTTCGTTTGATGGGATTCATATTGGACACCAAAAATTGATCAATGCGCTCAACAGTGAAGCCCATGGGAATGGAGCAAAGTCGGCTGTACTGACTTTTCATCCACATCCTGCTGTGATCCTGAGAGGCAGGAGCGGGGCATTTTACCTCACGACCCCTGAAGAAAAATTGGCATTATTAGATGGTTTGGGGGTCGATATCGTGATTACCCATCCATTCACCTACGAATTGTCCCAATCATCAGCCCGTGAATACCTGACGTATCTAAAAAACCACCTTGGGTTCAATCTCCTGTGGGTCGGCCATGACTTTGCCCTGGGTAAAGGTCGAGAAGGAAATATCGAATTTCTAAAAGCCCATGAAGCTGAATTTGGTTATAAACTGCATGTGGAAGAGCCAGTCAAAGATGATGGCCAGGTCGTCTCTTCAAGCCTGATACGAAACCTGCTCACCATGGGCAATATCTCCGAAGCGGGCAGGATGTTGGGAAGACCTTACCAGGTGACTGGCGTCGTCGTTCAAGGGGATGGCAGGGGAAAAAAGATTGGTATCCCAACCGCGAACCTGGAAACGGGTACAGAAAAGCTCATTCCATGTGCTGGAGTGTATGCGTGTTACGCAGAGCTCGATGGTAAGAAACTGCTGGCAGCAGTCAATGTGGGTACCCGGCCGACATTTGAAAACACTGACCATCTATCCCATGTCGAAGCATATATTCTCGATTTTTCAGATGACCTGTACAACCGGAAGCTTTCCCTGATCTTTATCGAACGCTTGCGCGGCGAGGAACGATTTCAAAGCATCGATGAACTTCTGGCACAGATCCACACAGATGTCCACCGAACACGTGAAATTCTGGCTTCTACAAGCAAAAAATAA
- a CDS encoding thymidylate synthase encodes MRQYLDLLQYILDHGVQKSDRTGTGTLSVFGYQMRFDLNKGFPILTTKKLHLKSLIYELLWFLRGESNIKFLKEHGVGIWDEWADENGDLGPVYGVQWRQWRTADGRVIDQINQVIEQIKKDPNSRRLIVNAWNVGEIPQMALPPCHLLFQFYVADGKLSCQFYQRSADVFLGVPFNIASYALLTMMVAQVCQLQLGELVQVMGDTHLYVNHLEQARLQLTREPYPLPSMTLNPGIKSIDDFSFEDFALVNYQSHPSIKAEISV; translated from the coding sequence ATGCGTCAATACCTTGATTTACTGCAATACATTCTTGACCATGGGGTTCAAAAATCTGACCGAACTGGAACCGGTACCCTTTCGGTGTTCGGTTACCAGATGCGTTTCGATCTAAACAAGGGATTCCCTATTCTTACAACAAAAAAACTTCATCTTAAATCATTAATTTATGAATTATTATGGTTTTTGCGCGGGGAGAGTAATATAAAGTTCTTGAAAGAGCATGGTGTGGGGATCTGGGATGAGTGGGCAGATGAAAATGGCGACCTGGGGCCGGTATATGGTGTACAGTGGCGTCAGTGGAGAACAGCGGATGGTCGAGTCATTGACCAGATCAACCAGGTGATCGAGCAAATCAAGAAGGACCCAAATTCTCGCCGCTTGATTGTCAATGCGTGGAATGTGGGGGAAATTCCCCAGATGGCTCTGCCGCCATGCCACCTGTTATTTCAATTTTATGTTGCTGATGGTAAATTGTCATGCCAGTTCTACCAGCGTTCAGCGGATGTTTTTCTGGGAGTACCATTCAATATCGCCTCATACGCGTTATTAACGATGATGGTCGCTCAGGTCTGTCAGCTGCAGCTGGGTGAGCTTGTCCAGGTGATGGGCGACACACATTTATACGTAAATCATCTCGAGCAGGCCAGGCTGCAATTAACCAGAGAGCCATACCCATTGCCAAGCATGACTCTCAATCCTGGAATTAAATCGATTGATGATTTCTCATTTGAGGACTTCGCGTTGGTCAATTATCAAAGCCATCCGAGTATCAAGGCGGAGATCTCTGTTTGA